Proteins encoded by one window of Manihot esculenta cultivar AM560-2 chromosome 10, M.esculenta_v8, whole genome shotgun sequence:
- the LOC110624551 gene encoding nucleobase-ascorbate transporter 4 — MAVGGGAAKSDDFAPFPVKDQLPGVDFCVSSSPSWPEAIVLGFQHYLVMLGTSVIIPSIIVPLMGGGNVEKAELISTLLFVAGINTLLQTWFGTRLPVVFGGSYAFIIPTISIVLSNNNNNNNEFLSPHQRFEQSMQAIQGALIIAAFFQMVIGFFGFWRIFARFLSPLAAVPLVTLTGLGLYAHGFPQLAKCVEIGLPALVLVVFLSQFLPHMMKSKGIILDRFAVLFSVAVVWAFAEVLTVAGAYDNKPPNTQFSCRTDRSGLLSAAPWIRVPYPFQWGGPTFAAGDTFAMMAACFVAVVESTGTIIAASRYGSATPIPPSVLSRGIGWLGLGTLLAGAFGTGSGSTASVENAGLLGLTRVGSRRVVQISAGFMLFFSVLGKFGALLASIPLPIMAALYCVLFAYVCSAGLGFLQFCNLNSFRTKFILGFSLFMGLSVPQYFNEYLLISGRGPVHTGAIWFNSIMQVIFSSPATVAIIVAFFLDCTHSLRDSSTRRDSGRHWWRKFRNFDQDIRSEEFYSLPYKLNRFFPSF; from the exons ATGGCAGTTGGAGGCGGTGCTGCCAAGTCCGACGACTTCGCACCTTTTCCCGTCAAGGATCAGCTCCCTGGTGTCGACTTTTGCGTTTCCAGCTCTCCTTCTTGGc CTGAGGCCATCGTTTTAGGATTTCAGCATTACCTAGTGATGCTTGGAACTTCTGTGATCATTCCTTCAATAATCGTTCCTTTGATGGGTGGTGGCAAT GTGGAAAAGGCTGAGCTGATCAGTACTTTGCTTTTTGTTGCTGGAATAAACACTCTCTTGCAAACTTGGTTTGGCACGCGACTCCCAGTGGTGTTTGGAGGATCCTATGCTTTCATTATCCCTACAATCTCCATTGTCTTGTCTAATAACAATAACAACAACAATGAATTTCTCAGTCCCCATCAG AGGTTTGAACAATCCATGCAAGCTATACAAGGAGCACTTATCATTGCGGCATTCTTTCAAATGGTTATTGGTTTCTTTGGGTTCTGGAGAATTTTTGCAAG ATTTCTTAGCCCTCTTGCTGCTGTTCCTCTTGTGACTCTCACTGGACTTGGGCTTTATGCACATGGATTTCCACAA CTGGCGAAATGTGTTGAAATTGGACTTCCAGCATTGGTTTTAGTGGTATTCTTATCTCAG TTTCTTCCTCATATGATGAAATCAAAAGGAATCATACTGGATAGATTTGCAGTCCTTTTCTCTGTTGCAGTTGTATGGGCTTTTGCAGAAGTTTTGACAGTGGCTGGTGCATATGATAATAAACCTCCAAACACACAGTTTAGCTGCCGTACTGATCGTTCTGGGCTACTTAGCGCTGCTCCTTG GATAAGAGTTCCATATCCATTTCAATGGGGAGGTCCTACTTTTGCTGCTGGTGATACTTTTGCAATGATGGCTGCTTGTTTTGTTGCTGTTGTTGAG TCTACTGGAACAATCATTGCAGCATCAAGATATGGCAGTGCTACTCCAATACCACCTTCTGTACTCAGCCGTGGTATTGGCTGGCTG GGACTGGGAACTTTGCTGGCTGGAGCTTTTGGTACAGGAAGTGGCTCCACTGCTTCTGT TGAAAATGCTGGTCTTTTAGGATTAACAAGAGTTGGAAGTCGGAGAGTTGTTCAAATATCAGCAGGCTTTATGCTTTTCTTCTCTGTTTTAG GAAAATTTGGGGCTCTACTTGCTTCCATACCCTTGCCAATTATGGCTGCTCTCTACTGTGTTCTCTTCGCATATGTTT GTTCAGCTGGTCTTGGATTTCTCCAGTTTTGCAACCTGAATAGCTTCAGGACAAAGTTTATCCTTGGCTTTTCTCTCTTCATGGGCCTTTCTGTGCCACAATACTTCAATGAATATCTATTAATTTCTGGACGTGGCCCTGTTCATACTGGTGCCATCTGG tTCAACAGCATAATGCAAGTGATTTTCTCATCTCCGGCAACGGTGGCAATAATAGTTGCATTTTTCTTGGACTGCACTCACAGTCTGAGGGACAGCTCAACCCGACGAGACAGCGGTAGGCACTGGTGGAGGAAGTTCAGAAATTTTGATCAAGATATTAGAAGTGAAGAGTTCTATTCACTTCCTTACAAGCTTAACAGGTTCTTCCCTTCATTTTAA